A window of Castanea sativa cultivar Marrone di Chiusa Pesio chromosome 1, ASM4071231v1 contains these coding sequences:
- the LOC142622533 gene encoding uncharacterized protein LOC142622533 translates to MSKDWLHSEPPKRASPIWRAIEQSKKIINKGACFSIGNGSSIDIWTDPWVPWIEGFIPTPKVEEYTQLPIRVSHLINSNRHCWKQNLVKELFNPHSVQAILTIPIPTRPSLDKLIWIPYPKGNFLVKSAYHSARSHLPSLSPCEISWNKIWNLNLPKRLRILLWRIGVNVLPTKQNLLNRLQVSDAFCLFCKDNIESSSHLFFNCPASRSFWFSVYWGLKTENLAISQPEDIIKLCLNPPNVPCEAINKDQVLLRLVFTIGEFWLARNRDLHQNCSWDVSSSIRMVLTRCFEFSTIIAPRTDHALPIPVHVWSPPPFDCIKINIDAATYETQAAIAVVARDHRGVPLKVWARLIKMISLLQAETEALHWAVKLAKVEGWSKVIFEGDAKICFDAINSHNQSYQWCIQTQLLNIIDLAVCFSSCSFVWISRNCNGVAHQVARFSLISRLAFVFLLDNLPPALLALCKAAYPICSSFIQ, encoded by the coding sequence ATGTCAAAGGATTGGTTGCACTCCGAGCCACCTAAGCGAGCTTCACCCATTTGGAGGGCTATTGAGCAgtcaaagaaaattattaataaaggtGCGTGTTTTTCTATAGGCAATGGGTCCTCCATTGACATCTGGACAGACCCATGGGTCCCATGGATAGAAGGTTTCATCCCAACCCCCAAAGTAGAGGAGTATACCCAGCTACCTATCCGTGTAAGCCACCTAATTAACTCGAACCGTCATTGCTGGAAGCAAAATCTTGTCAAAGAGCTGTTTAACCCCCACTCGGTTCAAGCTATCCTGACCATCCCTATTCCAACTAGACCTTCCCTGGACAAACTCATATGGATACCATACCCAAAAGGTAACTTCTTAGTCAAATCAGCTTACCACTCCGCTCGCTCTCACCTACCATCTTTATCCCCTTGTGAAATATCCTGgaataaaatttggaatttgaacCTGCCTAAGAGGTTGAGAATATTACTTTGGAGGATTGGGGTCAACGTTCTTCCCACAAAACAAAATCTGCTCAACCGCCTCCAAGTAAGTGATGCCTTTTGCCTTTTCTGCAAGGACAACATAGAATCATCAAGCCACCTCTTCTTCAATTGCCCTGCTTCTAGATCATTTTGGTTCTCTGTGTACTGGGGCCTTAAAACAGAGAATCTAGCTATTTCCCAACCTGAGGATATCATCAAGTTATGTTTGAATCCCCCAAATGTCCCTTGCGAAGCTATTAATAAAGATCAAGTACTCCTGCGTTTGGTGTTTACAATTGGCGAATTTTGGTTGGCAAGAAACCGTGACCTTCATCAGAATTGCAGTTGGGATGTCTCTTCCTCTATTAGGATGGTTCTAACCAGGTGCTTTGAATTTTCCACCATAATAGCCCCCCGTACTGATCATGCTCTTCCTATACCGGTCCATGTGTGGTCCCCTCCACCCTTTGATTGCATAAAGATCAATATAGATGCAGCCACATATGAGACACAAGCTGCTATTGCTGTGGTAGCTCGTGATCACCGTGGAGTGCCTCTCAAAGTGTGGGCAAGGCTGATTAAGATGATATCCCTGCTCCAAGCTGAGACTGAAGCGTTGCACTGGGCTGTTAAACTTGCTAAAGTGGAAGGATGGAGCAAGGTTATTTTCGAAGGGGATGCCAAGATTTGTTTTGATGCCATCAACTCGCACAACCAATCCTATCAATGGTGCATTCAAACTCAGCTCCTTAATATTATTGACTTGGCTGTTTGTTTCTCTTCTTGTTCGTTTGTTTGGATTAGTAGGAATTGTAATGGTGTTGCTCACCAAGTAGCTAGATTCTCTTTGATTTCCCGTTTGGCTTTTGTGTTTTTGCTGGATAACCTGCCCCCTGCTTTGTTGGCTCTGTGTAAGGCAGCTTATCCCATTTGTTCttcttttattcaataa
- the LOC142608056 gene encoding protein involved in starch initiation 1 — translation MAFLAALCPNLPTTSSYLRSSKLCSLKLNKEEDKIAFMITPKSRGHSLKVIRSVLNNRNSSINDSGVTEPAKILLERLFAQTQKLEEQMSRDSQLPEDVQLVLNLEVLESDLHAALAALQKKEEDLQDAERIVLLEHSELKRAKEELEQREEEIAAACSNHEQLEEELKRANLNLASQAGQIEDLKLQLKEKDQDIAAAQSALSLKEEEMNKMRNELVTKSEEAAKTDSDLQSKARLLNEANKVMRKQEDELQGLRKAIRDKGEELEFSLTLRKLEEEKLKVAEANLEKRTMEWLLAQEELRKMAEEASKHAGETNETLEDFGRVKKLLADVRSELVSSQKSLASSRQKMEEQEVQLEKQLAELEEQKRSIVSYMASLKDAQIEVERERVKLRVAEARNKELEQDLAMEKELMEELQEELKKERSSLQQAIQEMSFLQEELEQKNTEFEEMHNILQVKESESVDAKLEIQHLKSEQTTLQLILEEKDLELLNARKKLEELNQEIGELKMLMNNREDQLIQATTMLKEKDKHVQMMQDDLYDAKLKFSEAETVVERIVELTNKLVMSIKVEDSDAMRAFDDMGDKFLQQLLEKNKDDFSMHKKQLETELKLTTESLRMKEKEILGVQRALTIKDEELKAVLGRLGAREEELKRLKEEMKEDANDLRKLYSLAQERIGDRSIGDLAIEKLQLEAAQLEVEAATCALHKLADMSRELLNMVSLSIDADSDIGVFPENGSDTRIGVAEQSKCLTEVSLEVTRLSALTKQLVQEAGIVDAE, via the exons ATGGCATTCCTTGCCGCTCTTTGCCCCAATCTTCCCACCACCTCTTCTTACCTTCGCAGCTCCAag TTATGCTCCTTGAAGCTCAACAAAGAGGAGGATAAAATAGCTTTTATGATAACGCCAAAAAGTCGGGGTCATTCCTTGAAGGTCATCAGGTCAGTGCTAAATAACAGGAATTCAAGCATTAATGACAGTGGGGTTACAGAACCTGCAAAGATTCTTCTTGAGAGATTGTTTGCACAGACGCAGAAATTGGAAGAGCAGATGAGCAGAGATTCTCAACTCCCTGAAGATGTTCAGCTGGTGCTTAACCTTGAGGTCCTGGAGTCTGATCTTCATGCTGCATTGGCAGCCTTacagaaaaaggaagaagatctACAAGATGCAGAAAGGATAGTCTTGTTGGAACACAGTGAATTAAAACGTGCAAAGGAGGAGTTGGAGCAACGTGAAGAAGAAATTGCTGCTGCTTGCTCTAATCATGAACAATTGGAAGAGGAGCTGAAGCGAGCTAATCTTAATTTAGCTTCTCAAGCCGGTCAGATAGAAGATCTTAAGCTTCAACTCAAGGAGAAAGACCAGGATATTGCTGCTGCCCAATCGGCACTATCTTTGAAAGAAGaggaaatgaataaaatgagAAATGAACTGGTGACGAAGAGTGAAGAAGCTGCCAAGACAGATTCTGATCTCCAATCTAAAGCTCGTCTCTTAAATGAAGCCAATAAAGTCATGCGGAAACAAGAAGATGAGCTTCAAGGACTCCGGAAAGCTATTCGGGATAAAGGAGAAGAACTAGAATTTTCTCTGACCTTGAGAAAACTCGAAGAGGAGAAGTTAAAAGTTGCAGAGGCCAATTTGGAGAAGCGGACGATGGAGTGGTTATTAGCACAGGAAGAACTGAGGAAAATGGCAGAAGAGGCTTCTAAACATGCAGGGGAAACTAATGAAACTCTTGAGGATTTTGGAAGAGTAAAGAAACTTCTTGCCGATGTGAGGTCCGAGTTGGTTTCTTCTCAGAAATCTCTGGCATCCTCTCGGCAGAAAATGGAAGAACAAGAGGTGCAGTTGGAAAAACAACTAGCAGAGCTGGAAGAACAGAAGAGAAGCATTGTGTCTTACATGGCAAGTTTGAAAGATGCTCAAATAGAagtagagagggagagagtaaAGCTTAGGGTTGCAGAAGCTCGAAACAAGGAGCTTGAACAGGACTTAGCCATGGAGAAGGAGCTAATGGAAGAGTTGCAGGAGGAGTTGAAGAAAGAGAGATCTTCTCTGCAGCAGGCAATCCAGGAGATGTCATTTCTCCAGGAAGAGCTTGAGCAGAAAAATACTGAGTTTGAAGAGATGCATAATATTCTTCAGGTGAAAGAGTCAGAGTCTGTGGATGCTAAGCTAGAAATCCAGCATTTGAAATCTGAGCAGACTACTCTTCAGCTTATCTTGGAGGAGAAAGACTTGGAACTCCTTAATGCTAGGAAGAAGTTGGAGGAACTAAACCAGGAAATTGGAGAGCTAAAGATGCTTATGAACAATAGAGAGGATCAGCTTATCCAGGCCACAACTATGCTGAAGGAGAAAGACAAACATGTTCAGATGATGCAAGACGATTTATATGATGCAAAGCTAAAATTTTCTGAAGCTGAAACTGTGGTAGAACGGATTGTAGAGCTCACAAATAAATTGGTCATGTCCATTAAGGTTGAGGACTCTGATGCAATGAGAGCATTTGATGACATGGGTGACAAATTTCTCCAGCAACTATTAGAGAAAAATAAGGATGATTTTAGCATGCAtaaaaaacaacttgaaactgAGCTCAAGTTGACCACAGAAAGCTtaagaatgaaagaaaaggaaatactAGGTGTACAGAGGGCTCTAACAATCAAAGACGAAGAGCTCAAAGCTGTTCTTGGGAGATTAGGAGCAAGGGAGGAAGAACTGAAAAGGttaaaagaagaaatgaaagaagaTGCTAATGATCTAAGGAAGCTTTACAGTTTGGCACAAGAGAGAATTGGTGATAGAAGTATTGGGGACTTGGCAATTGAGAAGCTTCAACTTGAGGCAGCTCAATTGGAAGTTGAAGCTGCCACTTGTGCTCTCCACAAACTTGCAGATATGAGTCGAGAACTTTTAAATATGGTTAGTCTAAGCATTGACGCTGACAGTgatataggagtcttcccagAAAATGGCTCTGATACTAGGATAGGTGTTGCTGAGCAAAGTAAATGTCTAACTGAGGTTTCGTTGGAAGTCACAAGGCTTTCAGCTTTGACTAAACAGCTTGTGCAAGAGGCTGGTATTGTTGATGCAGAATAG
- the LOC142622523 gene encoding uncharacterized protein LOC142622523, with protein sequence MALLEAHHGPWMCFGDFNFVLNESEATRGKKGSSSTNFLKDLMFEVGAIDLGYSGGKYTWAKGKWGKTAIKIRLDRGIANITWRLAYPKATLSHLGTIGSDHTPIVLDTSPQTKFAHRPFRFEVAWLRDERCASVIDSAWNDEPSGSEFIQLCKKQAATRDTLLKSGTRKCSKSAKTGSTPL encoded by the coding sequence ATGGCCTTACTTGAAGCTCATCATGGACCATGGATGTGTTTTGGGGATTTCAACTTTGTGCTTAATGAAAGTGAAGCTACAAGAGGCAAAAAAGGCAGTTCCTCCACAAATTTTCTCAAGGACTTGATGTTTGAGGTTGGTGCGATTGATTTAGGATACTCTGGGGGCAAATACACTTGGGCAAAAGGTAAGTGGGGAAAAACTGCAATTAAAATAAGATTGGATCGAGGTATCGCAAACATTACCTGGAGGCTTGCATATCCAAAAGCTACATTATCCCATCTCGGCACCATTGGGTCTGATCACACTCCTATTGTTCTTGACACGAGCCCTCAAACCAAATTTGCTCACCGTCCTTTCAGATTTGAGGTTGCTTGGCTAAGGGACGAACGGTGTGCTTCAGTCATCGACAGTGCTTGGAATGATGAACCCAGTGGCTCTGAATTCATTCAGCTATGCAAAAAGCAGGCTGCTACCAGAGACACGCTCTTAAAAAGTGGAACAAGGAAGTGTTCGAAAAGTGCCAAGACAGGATCAACGCCATTATGA